A single window of Loxodonta africana isolate mLoxAfr1 chromosome 26, mLoxAfr1.hap2, whole genome shotgun sequence DNA harbors:
- the GPATCH11 gene encoding G patch domain-containing protein 11 isoform X2: MKLNMAEEEDYMSDSFINIQEDIRPGLPMLRQIREARRKEEKQQEANLKNRQKSLKEEEQERRDIGLKNALGCGNKGFALLQKMGYKSGQALGKTGDGIVEPIPLNIKTGKSGIGHEALLKRKAEENLESYRRKVHMKNQAQEKAAEQFRMRLKNKQDEMKLEGDLKRSQRACQQLDTQKNIQIPREAWYWLRPEQESEEEEEEEKEQDEDEVKSEDLSVMEKLQILTSYLREEHLYCIWCGTAYEDKEDLSSNCPGPTSADHD; encoded by the exons ATGAAGTTAAACATGGCAGAAGAAGAGGACTACATGTCTGATTCCTTCATTAACATCCA GGAAGATATCAGACCAGGATTGCCAATGCTGAGGCAAATCCGAGAAGCCCGtcgaaaagaagaaaagcaacaaGAAGCTAATTTGAAAAATAGGCAGAAGAGtttaaaagaagaagaacaagaaAGACGTGACATTGGGTTGAAGAATGCACTAGGTTGTGGAAACAAAGGGTTTGCTTTGCTCCAAAAGATGGGATATAAAAGTGGTCAGGCTCTTGGCAAGACTG GAGATGGTATTGTTGAACCAATTCCTCTCAACATCAAAACAG GGAAAAGCGGCATTGGTCATGAGGCATTATTAAAACGAAAAGCAGAGGAAAATTTGGAAAGCTACAGAAGAAAGGTACACATGAAAAACCAGGCTCAAGAAAAAGCTGCAGAACAGTTTCG gaTGCGACTTAAAAATAAGCAAGATGAAATGAAGCTAGAAGGAGACCTTAAAAGAAGCCAGCGAGCCTGTCAGCAGTTGGATACCCAGAAG AATATTCAGATTCCCAGGGAGGCCTGGTACTGGTTGAGGCCTGAACAGgagagtgaagaagaggaagaggaagaaaaagaacaagatgAAGATGAAGTTAAGAGTGAAGATTTAAGT GTAATGGAAAAACTACAAATATTGACAAGTTATTTAAGAGAAGAACATCTGTATTGTATTTGGTGTGGGACAGCCTATGAAG ATAAAGAAGACTTATCTTCAAATTGCCCAGGACCAACTTCTGCAGATCACGACTAA
- the GPATCH11 gene encoding G patch domain-containing protein 11 isoform X1, translating into MRSALLEGWAEVSPLHCGRGLHTDVKTERQESLEAILEGTTWLYYFHMKLNMAEEEDYMSDSFINIQEDIRPGLPMLRQIREARRKEEKQQEANLKNRQKSLKEEEQERRDIGLKNALGCGNKGFALLQKMGYKSGQALGKTGDGIVEPIPLNIKTGKSGIGHEALLKRKAEENLESYRRKVHMKNQAQEKAAEQFRMRLKNKQDEMKLEGDLKRSQRACQQLDTQKNIQIPREAWYWLRPEQESEEEEEEEKEQDEDEVKSEDLSVMEKLQILTSYLREEHLYCIWCGTAYEDKEDLSSNCPGPTSADHD; encoded by the exons ATGCGCAGCGCGCTTCTTGAGGGCTGGGCAGAG GTAAGCCCTCTTCACTGTGGCAGGGGACTACACACGGACGTGAAAACTGAGAGGCAAGAATCACTGGAGGCCATCTTGGAGGGTACCACATGGTT ATACTACTTTCATATGAAGTTAAACATGGCAGAAGAAGAGGACTACATGTCTGATTCCTTCATTAACATCCA GGAAGATATCAGACCAGGATTGCCAATGCTGAGGCAAATCCGAGAAGCCCGtcgaaaagaagaaaagcaacaaGAAGCTAATTTGAAAAATAGGCAGAAGAGtttaaaagaagaagaacaagaaAGACGTGACATTGGGTTGAAGAATGCACTAGGTTGTGGAAACAAAGGGTTTGCTTTGCTCCAAAAGATGGGATATAAAAGTGGTCAGGCTCTTGGCAAGACTG GAGATGGTATTGTTGAACCAATTCCTCTCAACATCAAAACAG GGAAAAGCGGCATTGGTCATGAGGCATTATTAAAACGAAAAGCAGAGGAAAATTTGGAAAGCTACAGAAGAAAGGTACACATGAAAAACCAGGCTCAAGAAAAAGCTGCAGAACAGTTTCG gaTGCGACTTAAAAATAAGCAAGATGAAATGAAGCTAGAAGGAGACCTTAAAAGAAGCCAGCGAGCCTGTCAGCAGTTGGATACCCAGAAG AATATTCAGATTCCCAGGGAGGCCTGGTACTGGTTGAGGCCTGAACAGgagagtgaagaagaggaagaggaagaaaaagaacaagatgAAGATGAAGTTAAGAGTGAAGATTTAAGT GTAATGGAAAAACTACAAATATTGACAAGTTATTTAAGAGAAGAACATCTGTATTGTATTTGGTGTGGGACAGCCTATGAAG ATAAAGAAGACTTATCTTCAAATTGCCCAGGACCAACTTCTGCAGATCACGACTAA